Proteins from one Candidatus Hydrogenedentota bacterium genomic window:
- a CDS encoding glycosyltransferase translates to DRTCYGGACAAAFTWDSAYEESLRSAGFALAATVPLGADATLFDADPLDRWEHPPTFVGNSMVEFAKRERAWFDARPELAALADAAFAAGRVTRENFGKGLGAILRAEDVAALDAESRRHIELYLFVEGTRRLRQELAAALVPEGMQLRGDASWRGPFPGAGPTLDYQRELPAFYRECEVNLNCTSIQMPNAANQRVFDCPAAGGFLLTDAQPALQDLFDIASEVACYGNIEEARDMLRFFRARPAARIAIARRARTRVLNEHTCAHRLQRIAGRMRDHFAG, encoded by the coding sequence GACCGCACCTGCTACGGCGGCGCGTGCGCCGCGGCATTCACCTGGGACTCCGCCTATGAGGAAAGCCTGAGAAGCGCTGGGTTCGCGCTGGCCGCAACCGTGCCGCTGGGGGCGGACGCGACCCTCTTCGACGCCGACCCGCTGGATCGCTGGGAACACCCGCCCACGTTCGTGGGCAATTCGATGGTCGAATTCGCGAAGCGCGAACGCGCATGGTTCGACGCGCGGCCGGAACTGGCCGCGCTGGCCGACGCCGCGTTTGCCGCGGGCCGCGTGACGCGCGAGAACTTCGGCAAGGGACTCGGCGCCATCCTGCGGGCTGAAGATGTCGCCGCGCTGGACGCGGAATCGCGGCGGCACATCGAATTGTATCTCTTTGTCGAAGGCACCCGCCGCCTGCGGCAGGAACTGGCGGCCGCGCTCGTTCCCGAAGGGATGCAGTTGCGCGGCGACGCGTCGTGGCGCGGCCCTTTTCCCGGTGCAGGTCCCACGTTGGACTATCAACGGGAATTGCCGGCCTTCTATCGCGAGTGCGAGGTCAACCTCAATTGCACGAGCATCCAGATGCCGAACGCGGCAAACCAGCGCGTATTCGACTGTCCCGCCGCGGGCGGTTTCCTGCTGACGGACGCGCAACCGGCCCTGCAAGACCTGTTCGACATTGCGTCGGAAGTGGCCTGCTATGGAAACATCGAGGAAGCGAGAGACATGCTCCGTTTCTTCCGCGCCCGCCCCGCCGCGCGCATCGCCATCGCGCGGCGCGCGCGCACCCGCGTGCTCAACGAACACACCTGCGCGCACCGTCTCCAGCGCATCGCCGGGCGCATGCGTGACCACTTCGCCGGTTGA
- a CDS encoding amidohydrolase family protein, translating to MMQLRSSPRSFLAGLLLAAVAGAAVFAGYRLLDGERGFAEPQQAEAPQFPPIPLNETPEEALKRIQEQRLIVNDHDHAENMDDVPRFLAAMDQNGIGKTVLLGSSHFTITLNPRVGFTRYDEYNENMLQIALAHPDRFEAWPTVNPLDPMMLDKFSGLIDRGARGLKLYTGHGYVIPGERKYMFHPVAMDDPRMFPLYEYCEVNFIPICWHVNPGPTAPGFAQEFIEILYRYPDLKVVCPHFMLSSIKDSRLRELLDTFPNLYSDIGFGHDDFLIAGLKRISKDPEKFRRILREYPDRFFFGTDLVMTNHPMKTAEWCSVRMKAYLDMLTQAAYTVPFIPNMTLNGLEISSPLLDDILYRNFHRFMALQPEGTKITREINWANMGIPQLQRAPGQAFPPPAKEQGQ from the coding sequence GCCGAGCCTCAGCAGGCCGAAGCGCCACAGTTCCCGCCCATTCCACTGAACGAGACGCCCGAAGAGGCACTGAAACGCATTCAGGAGCAGCGGCTTATCGTGAACGATCATGACCACGCGGAGAACATGGATGACGTGCCCCGTTTTCTTGCCGCGATGGACCAGAACGGGATAGGCAAGACCGTGTTGCTGGGGAGTTCGCATTTTACGATTACGCTGAACCCGCGCGTCGGGTTCACGCGTTACGACGAATATAACGAGAACATGCTCCAGATTGCGCTCGCGCACCCGGACCGGTTTGAGGCGTGGCCCACCGTCAATCCGTTGGACCCGATGATGCTCGATAAATTCAGCGGCCTGATCGACCGCGGCGCGCGGGGACTCAAGCTCTATACGGGCCACGGCTATGTAATCCCGGGCGAACGCAAGTACATGTTCCATCCGGTAGCGATGGATGACCCCCGCATGTTCCCTCTCTATGAGTACTGCGAAGTCAACTTCATCCCCATATGCTGGCACGTAAACCCCGGCCCCACCGCCCCGGGATTCGCGCAGGAATTCATCGAAATCCTGTACCGGTATCCTGACCTCAAGGTCGTGTGCCCGCATTTCATGCTCTCGTCGATCAAGGATTCCCGCCTCCGTGAATTGCTGGACACGTTCCCGAACCTGTACAGCGATATCGGGTTTGGTCATGACGACTTCCTGATTGCCGGGCTGAAGCGCATTTCGAAAGACCCGGAGAAGTTCCGGCGGATTCTTCGCGAGTACCCGGACCGGTTCTTCTTCGGCACCGACTTGGTCATGACGAATCATCCCATGAAAACCGCGGAGTGGTGCAGCGTACGGATGAAGGCGTATCTGGACATGCTGACGCAGGCGGCGTACACCGTGCCCTTCATCCCCAACATGACCTTGAACGGCCTTGAAATATCGAGTCCCCTCCTCGACGACATTCTCTACCGGAACTTCCACCGGTTCATGGCGCTGCAACCGGAAGGGACCAAGATTACGCGCGAGATTAACTGGGCGAACATGGGCATTCCTCAACTGCAACGGGCGCCCGGGCAGGCGTTCCCGCCGCCGGCCAAGGAACAAGGGCAGTAG